DNA sequence from the Amycolatopsis sp. Hca4 genome:
CCGGCCGGCTCCCCGCTGGTCACCGGTGAGGGGTGAAGGGACGGGTATGACCACCACGGCGGAACCTACCGCGCCGAGCCGGCGGGCGCAGCTGAAGTTCGTCCTCGTCCTGGGCGGCCTCACCGCCTTCGGGCCGCTGTCGATCGACATGTACCTGCCCGCCCTGCCCCGGATGGCGGCCGACCTGCACGCTGCGGACAGCACGGTCCAGCTGACCCTCAGCGCGTTCATCGTCGGCCTGGCACTGGGCCAGCTGGTGCTCGGGCCGCTGTCGGACGCGCTCGGCCGCCGCCGCCCGCTGCTCGTGGGGCTCGCGCTGTACGTCGTGGGCTCGGTGCTGTGCGCGGTGAGCCCGGACGCCTGGCTGCTGGTCGCGGCCCGGCTCGTGCAGTCCCTCGGCGCGGCGGCGGGCATCGTGATCGCGCGCGCCACCGTGCGGGACCTGTTCTCCGGGACCGCGATGACGAAGTTCTTCTCGACGTTGATGCTGGTCAGCGGCCTGGCCCCGATCCTGGCGCCGCTGATCGGCGGGCAGCTGCTGACCTGGACGTCGTGGCGCGGGGTGTTCGTCGTGCTGACGGCGTTCGGCGCACTGCTGCTGGCCGTGGTGGTGTTCTTCCTGCCGGAGCCGTCGGCCGTGCGGTCGCCGCTGCGGCTCGGGCCGGTGATGCGGACCTACGGGCGGCTGGTGCTGGACCGCTCCTTCGCCGGGTACGCGCTGGCGGCGGGGCTGCTGTTCGCGTCGATGTTCGCCTACATCTCGGGGTCGTCCTTCGCACTGCAGGGGGTGTACGGGCTCAGTCCGCAGGCCTACAGCGTGGTGTTCGGGGTCAACGGCGTCGGGATCGTGCTGGCGGGCCAGCTCAACGGCCGCTTGGTCGGGCG
Encoded proteins:
- a CDS encoding multidrug effflux MFS transporter; this encodes MTTTAEPTAPSRRAQLKFVLVLGGLTAFGPLSIDMYLPALPRMAADLHAADSTVQLTLSAFIVGLALGQLVLGPLSDALGRRRPLLVGLALYVVGSVLCAVSPDAWLLVAARLVQSLGAAAGIVIARATVRDLFSGTAMTKFFSTLMLVSGLAPILAPLIGGQLLTWTSWRGVFVVLTAFGALLLAVVVFFLPEPSAVRSPLRLGPVMRTYGRLVLDRSFAGYALAAGLLFASMFAYISGSSFALQGVYGLSPQAYSVVFGVNGVGIVLAGQLNGRLVGRVRERALLLSGLLLGVIGGALVLASVLFRAPLALLLVSLFLLVSSIGLVMPNASSLALASHARSAGAASALLGVLQFVVGAVATPLVGLGGPGTAVPMAATMAGFAVLALVAYLALTREVTA